From a region of the Anaerobaca lacustris genome:
- a CDS encoding aminotransferase class IV translates to MKLAMLNDRIVPVESLDPIYFDRGIYFGDGVYEVLRSYHGRLFALDDHLARFARSLAEVRITSVDIDQVRSRVERAFATSGLTDAKIYFHVTRGSAPRNHVWNADLEPNFFLTVSEVPDDSRDKAEGITVSTHPDWRWKRCDIKSLNLLANVLARQDAAEKGCGEAILVDEAGLITEGAGSGFFAILGRNLHTAPLSANILPSITRKFVIQAARNLGMEVVEQCLTPQQAAAADELFIVVTTKDIVPVVKFDDAVIGNGKPGPQTAALIAEFRKSTCSHLSA, encoded by the coding sequence ATGAAACTGGCCATGCTCAACGACAGGATCGTTCCTGTCGAGTCTCTCGATCCGATCTACTTCGATCGGGGAATCTACTTCGGCGACGGGGTCTATGAGGTCCTGCGCAGCTACCACGGGCGGCTTTTCGCCCTGGACGACCACCTGGCTCGGTTCGCCCGGAGCTTGGCGGAGGTCCGGATCACGAGCGTGGATATCGACCAGGTTCGCAGCCGCGTGGAGCGGGCCTTTGCCACCAGCGGCCTGACCGACGCCAAGATCTATTTCCACGTGACCCGCGGCTCAGCCCCCCGGAATCACGTCTGGAACGCCGATCTGGAGCCGAATTTCTTCCTGACCGTCAGCGAGGTGCCCGACGACAGCCGCGACAAGGCCGAGGGGATCACCGTCTCGACCCACCCCGACTGGCGGTGGAAACGCTGCGACATCAAGTCGCTGAACCTGCTGGCCAACGTCCTGGCCCGTCAAGATGCGGCCGAGAAGGGCTGTGGAGAGGCGATTCTGGTCGATGAGGCGGGCCTGATCACCGAGGGCGCCGGATCGGGCTTCTTCGCCATCCTGGGCCGGAACCTCCATACCGCCCCCCTCTCGGCAAACATCTTGCCGTCGATCACGCGGAAGTTCGTGATCCAGGCGGCTCGGAACTTGGGCATGGAGGTGGTGGAGCAGTGCCTTACGCCGCAGCAAGCCGCTGCGGCCGATGAACTGTTCATCGTGGTGACCACCAAGGACATCGTCCCGGTGGTCAAGTTCGACGACGCGGTCATCGGCAACGGCAAACCCGGCCCCCAGACCGCCGCCCTGATCGCCGAATTTCGCAAGTCCACTTGTAGCCACCTGAGCGCATGA
- a CDS encoding Gfo/Idh/MocA family protein: MGDRSKTTSRRQFVKSATGAIAAFTIVPRHVLGQGQTPPSEKLNVACIGVGGRGGAGVDGTKNENIVAMCDVDSQRAADAFARFPRAKKYRDYRKLLDEMDNQIDAVTIATPDHTHTVIALDAIRRGKHVYCEKPLAHSIHEVRTLMKTAREHKVVTQLGNQGHSFDTIRMFCEWIWDGAIGNVTEVHAACGSVYSAIDNLSRLQETHEVPEGLDWDLWLGPAPFRPYHPMYVPGTWRRWMPFGCGVIGDWVCHVVDPVFWALDLGAPKTVQAQAKGYDPKAHGDTFPKGSVVTYEFEAKGDRGPVKLVWHDGVETIPRPDDLEPGRNVPGTGAIVIGDKGKIMYGSHGAGGLRIFPEEKMKAYTQPARTLPRVKDHFVDWLDAIKKGTKAGSDFDYGGPLTEIALLGIIATKRLGEKLEWDGPNARFANSAEANQCLNPPYREGWTL; encoded by the coding sequence ATGGGTGACCGCAGCAAGACGACATCGAGACGGCAGTTCGTCAAATCCGCCACCGGCGCCATCGCCGCCTTCACCATCGTGCCTCGTCACGTGCTGGGCCAGGGCCAGACGCCGCCCAGCGAGAAGCTCAACGTCGCCTGCATCGGGGTCGGCGGCCGGGGCGGCGCCGGCGTCGACGGGACAAAGAATGAGAACATCGTCGCGATGTGCGACGTCGACAGCCAACGGGCGGCTGACGCCTTCGCGAGATTCCCCAGGGCGAAGAAGTACCGCGACTACCGCAAGCTGCTCGACGAGATGGACAACCAGATCGACGCCGTGACCATCGCCACGCCCGATCATACACATACGGTCATTGCCCTGGACGCCATCCGCCGGGGCAAGCACGTCTATTGCGAGAAGCCCCTGGCCCATTCGATTCACGAAGTCCGCACCCTGATGAAGACCGCACGCGAGCACAAGGTGGTGACGCAGCTCGGCAACCAGGGCCATTCGTTCGACACGATTCGGATGTTCTGCGAGTGGATCTGGGACGGGGCCATCGGCAACGTCACCGAGGTCCACGCGGCGTGCGGGTCGGTCTACAGCGCGATCGACAACCTGTCGAGACTTCAGGAGACGCACGAGGTCCCCGAAGGGCTGGACTGGGATCTGTGGCTGGGGCCGGCGCCGTTTCGGCCGTATCACCCGATGTACGTACCGGGCACGTGGCGCCGCTGGATGCCGTTTGGCTGCGGCGTCATCGGCGACTGGGTCTGCCACGTGGTCGATCCGGTCTTCTGGGCCCTCGACCTCGGCGCGCCGAAGACCGTTCAGGCCCAGGCCAAAGGCTACGACCCCAAGGCGCACGGCGACACATTCCCCAAGGGCAGCGTCGTCACGTACGAATTCGAGGCCAAGGGCGACCGTGGACCGGTCAAACTCGTCTGGCACGATGGCGTCGAGACGATCCCCCGGCCGGACGACCTGGAGCCCGGACGCAACGTGCCCGGCACCGGCGCGATCGTCATCGGTGACAAGGGCAAGATCATGTACGGTTCGCACGGGGCCGGCGGTCTGCGGATCTTCCCCGAGGAGAAGATGAAGGCCTACACCCAGCCGGCCAGGACGCTGCCGCGCGTGAAGGACCATTTCGTCGACTGGCTCGATGCGATCAAGAAGGGCACAAAGGCCGGCTCTGACTTCGACTACGGCGGGCCGCTGACGGAGATTGCGCTGCTGGGCATCATCGCCACGAAGAGACTGGGCGAGAAGCTCGAATGGGATGGGCCCAATGCGCGATTCGCCAATTCCGCCGAGGCCAATCAGTGCCTCAATCCGCCATACCGCGAAGGCTGGACGCTGTGA
- a CDS encoding uroporphyrinogen decarboxylase family protein has product MASTMTPKERIYATLRGEPIDRLAVTPIFMAWSAHFIARTYRDYYLDADVLAESQQAVTGAFHLDQISAISDPWREASAYGMEFEYPPEGVGKPKESLIRNPDDVARVTSFEIEKAERPRQRVESVAKMAAAVGQTHSVLGWVEGPIAEYADLRGVENTFMDLIDKPEMYLQTAKVIVDNAIRFARAQIDAGADMIGIGDAVASLINPAMYEQFVLPFETTLIDAIHEAGATVKLHICGNIANNIALMARTGADIIDVDWMVSLAAAREAVGLDVTLAGNFDPTAVLLQGTPQDVAEAARTCITTAGAKFILQPGCEVPPGTPEANLRAFCPCEGCLIADDLRRCS; this is encoded by the coding sequence ATGGCAAGCACGATGACACCGAAAGAGCGAATCTACGCGACGCTGCGAGGCGAACCAATCGACCGCCTGGCCGTGACGCCGATCTTCATGGCCTGGTCCGCCCACTTCATCGCACGCACCTATCGCGACTATTACCTCGACGCCGACGTGCTCGCCGAGTCGCAGCAGGCCGTGACAGGGGCGTTCCATCTGGACCAGATCAGTGCGATCAGCGACCCCTGGCGCGAGGCGTCCGCCTACGGCATGGAGTTTGAGTACCCACCCGAAGGGGTCGGCAAGCCCAAGGAGTCGCTGATTCGCAACCCGGATGACGTCGCACGCGTCACGTCGTTCGAGATCGAGAAGGCCGAGCGTCCCAGGCAGCGCGTCGAGAGCGTCGCAAAAATGGCGGCGGCCGTCGGACAGACCCACAGCGTTCTCGGCTGGGTCGAGGGCCCCATCGCCGAATATGCCGACTTGCGGGGCGTCGAGAACACCTTCATGGACCTGATCGACAAGCCCGAGATGTACCTCCAGACGGCCAAGGTCATCGTGGACAACGCGATTCGCTTCGCGCGGGCCCAGATCGACGCCGGCGCCGACATGATCGGCATCGGTGACGCGGTCGCCAGCCTGATCAACCCCGCGATGTACGAGCAGTTCGTGCTGCCGTTCGAGACGACGTTGATCGATGCGATTCACGAGGCCGGCGCGACGGTCAAGCTGCACATCTGCGGCAACATCGCCAACAACATCGCGCTGATGGCCCGGACGGGCGCCGACATCATCGACGTCGATTGGATGGTCTCGTTGGCCGCCGCGCGCGAGGCCGTCGGCCTCGACGTCACGCTGGCGGGCAATTTCGATCCCACCGCCGTGCTGTTGCAGGGTACGCCGCAGGACGTCGCCGAAGCGGCCCGAACGTGTATCACCACCGCCGGCGCCAAGTTCATCCTCCAGCCCGGCTGCGAGGTCCCTCCCGGCACGCCCGAAGCCAACTTGCGCGCCTTCTGCCCCTGCGAAGGCTGCCTGATCGCCGACGATCTGCGCCGCTGTTCGTAG
- a CDS encoding MFS transporter, giving the protein MTFGMDSALYWKLSALMFLEFAVWGAWYPVLAARLLGPLKFSGKQTGWIYAALPLACIFMPLLAGQMADRYVNTEYILAAAHLIGVLLLFIAAWRRTFKSLFTVILLYSLCYAATLPLVNSLMFHHLAKNGVDIGSKSPYIFMWAPIAWALAGYFLTGWRWIFKTGEQGRDCLVLAAALSVAMAVVCGGLMPETPPAGEGGNPMRDALGMLARPNFLVFFLVSMAAAGMMQFYFLGTAQFMQNNGIAAKNVPASMAIAQAVQAAATLFLLGWLVTNIGHKWTLTVGTVCWLILFLLYVIPRPPAVIVASQAFHGLAYVFFIIAGQMFVEAIAPEGTLGSMQALVFTAQSGLGLFLGTQLAGVVMDKHNVDGKFRWNKIFPVPLAIMAACALVLGVIFWPASLLKARAEVEFPVVPQEIVEPAKQPTEPNVVGQADVQRSVAIWVNT; this is encoded by the coding sequence ATGACTTTCGGAATGGATTCGGCCCTCTACTGGAAACTCAGTGCGTTGATGTTTCTGGAGTTTGCGGTGTGGGGGGCTTGGTATCCGGTCCTGGCGGCCCGGCTGCTGGGTCCGCTGAAGTTCAGCGGCAAACAGACGGGGTGGATCTATGCGGCCCTGCCTCTGGCGTGCATCTTCATGCCGCTGCTGGCCGGACAGATGGCGGACAGATACGTCAATACCGAGTATATCCTGGCCGCGGCCCATCTGATTGGCGTTCTGCTGCTGTTCATCGCGGCCTGGAGAAGGACCTTCAAGTCGCTGTTCACGGTGATCCTGCTCTATTCGCTCTGCTACGCCGCGACGCTGCCTCTGGTCAATTCCCTGATGTTCCATCATCTGGCCAAGAACGGCGTCGATATCGGTAGCAAGTCACCGTACATCTTCATGTGGGCGCCGATCGCCTGGGCCTTGGCCGGATACTTCCTGACGGGCTGGCGATGGATCTTCAAGACGGGCGAGCAGGGACGCGATTGCCTGGTGCTGGCGGCGGCGCTGTCCGTGGCGATGGCGGTGGTCTGCGGCGGTCTCATGCCGGAGACGCCGCCGGCCGGCGAGGGCGGCAATCCGATGCGCGATGCCCTTGGTATGCTTGCACGGCCCAATTTCCTGGTCTTCTTCCTCGTTTCGATGGCTGCGGCGGGGATGATGCAGTTCTACTTCCTGGGCACGGCCCAATTCATGCAGAACAATGGGATTGCGGCCAAGAACGTGCCGGCTTCCATGGCCATCGCGCAGGCCGTGCAGGCGGCTGCGACGCTATTCCTCCTGGGGTGGCTTGTGACGAACATCGGACACAAATGGACCCTTACCGTGGGTACCGTCTGTTGGTTGATTTTGTTTCTGCTCTATGTCATTCCCAGGCCTCCGGCCGTGATTGTGGCATCCCAGGCTTTTCACGGTCTGGCATACGTGTTCTTCATCATTGCCGGCCAGATGTTCGTGGAAGCCATTGCCCCGGAAGGGACTCTCGGATCGATGCAGGCGCTGGTCTTTACGGCCCAAAGCGGCCTGGGACTGTTCCTGGGAACGCAACTGGCCGGCGTGGTAATGGACAAGCACAACGTGGACGGCAAATTCCGATGGAACAAGATCTTCCCTGTTCCACTGGCGATCATGGCCGCTTGTGCGTTGGTGCTGGGCGTGATCTTCTGGCCGGCGTCCTTGTTGAAGGCCAGGGCTGAGGTGGAATTTCCGGTGGTTCCTCAGGAAATCGTGGAGCCTGCCAAGCAGCCGACGGAGCCGAATGTCGTGGGGCAGGCGGACGTGCAGAGGTCGGTCGCGATATGGGTGAACACCTAA
- a CDS encoding Gfo/Idh/MocA family protein, which produces MVRIGIVGFGFMGRMHFRCWSARNDARVVAVCDANPNIKEDTQRAVGNIDGAAGDIDFTGIEVFADFDQMIATAGLDAISLTLPTYLHAEFSERALSRGVHVLCEKPMALTVGDCDRMIAAARESGKVLQIGHCLRFWPEYVKAKELVDSGQYGKVVAAMFQRLGSPPGWSLDNWFVDESRSGGVALDLHIHDTDFVQYLFGMPKAVCSHAAAGPQGSLIHIVTQYIYGDDQVVTAEGGWGMTPGFGFEMSFNLIMEKATIVYDLTRQPALRVCPAAGDVFTPEVASQDGYVRQVEHFAKAIQGQAVPPIITLEQSRDSVKIVEAEKESIRKRERVAVR; this is translated from the coding sequence ATGGTGAGAATAGGAATCGTCGGGTTCGGATTCATGGGACGCATGCACTTTCGCTGCTGGAGCGCACGAAACGATGCCCGGGTCGTTGCGGTCTGCGATGCGAATCCGAACATCAAAGAGGACACGCAGAGGGCGGTGGGCAACATTGACGGGGCGGCCGGGGACATCGATTTCACCGGGATCGAGGTGTTTGCCGATTTCGACCAGATGATCGCAACGGCGGGGCTGGATGCTATCTCGCTGACCCTGCCCACCTATCTTCACGCCGAATTCTCCGAGCGGGCCCTGTCGCGCGGCGTCCACGTGCTGTGCGAGAAGCCGATGGCGCTGACCGTGGGCGACTGCGATCGCATGATCGCGGCGGCGCGGGAGAGTGGGAAGGTCCTTCAGATCGGTCACTGTCTGCGATTCTGGCCCGAGTACGTCAAGGCCAAGGAGCTGGTCGACAGCGGCCAATACGGCAAGGTGGTCGCGGCGATGTTCCAGCGGTTGGGGTCGCCTCCCGGCTGGAGCCTGGACAACTGGTTCGTCGATGAGAGCCGCAGCGGCGGCGTCGCGCTGGACCTGCACATTCACGACACCGATTTCGTTCAGTATCTCTTCGGCATGCCCAAGGCGGTTTGCAGCCACGCCGCGGCCGGTCCGCAGGGGTCGTTGATTCACATCGTGACGCAATACATCTACGGGGACGACCAGGTCGTCACCGCCGAGGGCGGCTGGGGGATGACGCCCGGCTTCGGCTTCGAGATGAGCTTCAATCTGATCATGGAGAAGGCCACGATTGTGTACGACCTGACGCGGCAGCCGGCCTTGCGTGTGTGTCCGGCCGCAGGCGATGTGTTCACGCCGGAGGTGGCGTCGCAGGACGGCTACGTCCGACAGGTCGAGCATTTCGCCAAAGCCATTCAGGGCCAGGCGGTGCCGCCGATCATCACGTTGGAACAGTCCAGGGATTCGGTCAAGATCGTGGAGGCGGAGAAGGAATCCATCCGCAAGCGAGAGCGAGTCGCAGTTCGGTAA
- a CDS encoding sugar phosphate isomerase/epimerase family protein, which produces MKCKKWPVGVCSWSLQTDIPGVAKAMKDLGLQHIHLGVADAVGAGRERFLHAVQTQDWTITSTMMNFAHEDYSTLDTIKVTGGVVPDEFWQGDRDLFVQAAEVTAELGVKYLSMHAGFIDETDKEHAAKITARIRELADVAEENGVIFLLETGQETAKELRHFLEELDHNSVGVNFDPANMILYDKGDPLEAVRTLAPWIRHIHIKDALRTSQPGTWGAEVPWGDGQVGVAEFLAVLAEVGFDGALAIEREAGDDRFGDIQKAVQRLAAAS; this is translated from the coding sequence ATGAAGTGTAAGAAATGGCCCGTAGGTGTGTGCAGTTGGTCGCTCCAGACGGACATCCCCGGTGTAGCCAAGGCGATGAAGGATTTGGGTTTGCAGCACATCCACCTCGGCGTGGCCGACGCGGTGGGAGCCGGACGCGAGCGGTTTCTCCATGCGGTTCAGACGCAGGACTGGACGATTACCTCGACCATGATGAACTTCGCGCATGAGGATTATTCGACGCTCGATACGATCAAGGTCACCGGCGGCGTCGTGCCCGACGAGTTCTGGCAGGGGGATCGCGATCTGTTCGTCCAGGCGGCCGAGGTGACGGCGGAACTCGGGGTCAAGTATCTTTCGATGCATGCCGGCTTCATTGACGAGACGGACAAGGAGCACGCCGCCAAGATCACCGCGCGGATTCGCGAGCTGGCCGATGTGGCGGAGGAGAACGGCGTAATCTTCCTGCTGGAAACGGGTCAGGAAACGGCGAAGGAACTGCGTCATTTCCTGGAAGAGCTGGACCACAATTCCGTCGGCGTCAACTTCGATCCGGCCAACATGATTCTGTACGACAAGGGCGATCCCCTCGAGGCGGTCCGGACGCTGGCGCCGTGGATTCGGCACATCCACATCAAAGATGCCCTGCGCACCAGCCAGCCGGGAACGTGGGGCGCTGAAGTGCCCTGGGGCGACGGCCAGGTCGGCGTCGCCGAGTTTCTGGCGGTGCTGGCGGAGGTCGGATTCGACGGGGCGCTGGCCATCGAGCGGGAGGCGGGCGATGATCGTTTTGGGGACATCCAAAAGGCAGTCCAACGGTTGGCTGCTGCAAGCTGA
- the rplU gene encoding 50S ribosomal protein L21: protein MYAVIEQGGKQHKVAEGDRLNIELVDIDPQATQIEMDKVLFVGDGANSRLGTPYVDGAKVLASFNGSAEEAVVKGEKLYITYFRRRKNSKCRIGHRQKYLQVTIDKIEA, encoded by the coding sequence ATGTACGCAGTGATCGAACAGGGCGGAAAACAGCACAAGGTGGCCGAGGGTGATCGCCTGAATATCGAGTTGGTGGATATCGACCCGCAGGCCACGCAGATCGAGATGGACAAGGTCCTGTTCGTCGGCGACGGCGCCAACAGCCGGCTCGGAACGCCCTATGTGGACGGCGCCAAGGTCCTCGCGTCGTTCAACGGTTCGGCCGAGGAGGCCGTGGTCAAGGGCGAGAAGCTCTACATCACCTATTTCCGTCGGCGCAAGAACAGCAAGTGCCGCATCGGCCATCGCCAGAAGTACCTCCAGGTCACCATCGATAAGATCGAAGCCTGA
- a CDS encoding RNA polymerase sigma factor yields MSAASINIDDSVLVQRSQAGDLEAMERLILKYQGRIYNVILKISGNADDTAELTQETFVKVIESIEKFKGRSSFYTWVFRIAVNLTLNYCQRNARMATRSLDAEDNESDSQARQGLKEFLSDDSAADPAVLAQRRELCELAKQALLRLEEPQRAVMVLRDIEGMNYAEIADVLNIELGTVRSRLSRARSHLREILEAMQK; encoded by the coding sequence TTGAGCGCAGCAAGCATCAACATCGATGACTCCGTACTGGTCCAGCGGTCGCAGGCCGGCGATCTTGAGGCGATGGAGAGGCTGATCCTCAAGTACCAGGGCCGCATCTACAACGTGATCCTGAAAATCTCCGGCAACGCGGACGATACGGCGGAACTTACCCAGGAGACGTTTGTCAAAGTCATTGAGAGCATCGAAAAGTTCAAAGGCAGGAGTAGCTTTTACACCTGGGTATTTCGCATCGCCGTCAACCTGACGCTGAACTACTGCCAGAGAAACGCCAGGATGGCGACTCGTTCTCTCGATGCCGAGGACAACGAGTCGGACAGCCAGGCGCGGCAGGGGCTCAAGGAGTTCTTGAGCGATGACAGCGCCGCCGATCCGGCGGTCCTGGCGCAGCGGCGGGAGTTGTGCGAACTGGCGAAACAGGCCCTGTTGCGGCTCGAAGAGCCCCAGCGGGCGGTGATGGTGCTCCGTGATATCGAAGGCATGAACTACGCCGAGATTGCGGACGTTCTGAACATTGAGCTCGGGACCGTCCGGAGCCGGCTCAGTCGTGCCAGGAGCCATCTGAGAGAGATTTTGGAGGCCATGCAGAAATGA